Genomic window (Marinobacter panjinensis):
TGCAGCAGCGATGTAATGTCGGTTTTCTCCTTGGCACTCAGTACCACCACGTTCATCTCCCTGTCGTGAGCAGCCTGTATGGCCTGTATCAGGTTGGCCTTGTGGCCATCATCAACAAAAACCATTAACAGGTCATTGGCTTTGCCAATGGCCCGCACCTGTCGGGAAAAGGTGTCGTTGAAACGGTTGTCGCGGCAGATAGCAGAATAGGTCGTGGCGTCTGCTCCAAGATTGATGGCCGGTAGTGCCGGGCGGTCCTGCTCGAACCGGTTCAGCAAAGCGGTGCAGAAGTACTGGGCAAGAATGTTGGCGTTACCGTTGGCGCAGGTAATAATCTTGCCGTCATTGAGCAGA
Coding sequences:
- a CDS encoding SIS domain-containing protein → MTDTEQQINQWFANHMEHTAHAASSTAPGIERASDALVGTLLNDGKIITCANGNANILAQYFCTALLNRFEQDRPALPAINLGADATTYSAICRDNRFNDTFSRQVRAIGKANDLLMVFVDDGHKANLIQAIQAAHDREMNVVVLSAKEKTDITSLLHPEDHEIALDNLSPTAATPIMLVIINALCGLIDEKLFGG